In Bacillus cytotoxicus NVH 391-98, the following are encoded in one genomic region:
- a CDS encoding DUF3909 family protein — protein MDLVKFDGMIDAVQRATCIPIHDKQKEAFKQKYDFEPEFEYGRDENQHYVIRTSKKMLEEMEFYLALKYDRDGIDLYMSAEIDGVSYVSVSYREDALHLQELFQFLEDNR, from the coding sequence ATGGATTTAGTGAAATTTGATGGAATGATTGATGCAGTGCAGAGAGCAACTTGCATACCGATTCATGATAAGCAAAAAGAAGCTTTTAAACAAAAATATGATTTTGAGCCTGAATTTGAATATGGTCGTGATGAAAATCAGCATTATGTTATTCGAACTTCGAAGAAAATGTTAGAAGAGATGGAGTTCTATTTAGCGTTAAAATATGATCGTGACGGAATTGATTTATATATGAGTGCGGAAATTGATGGAGTAAGTTATGTGTCTGTTAGCTATAGAGAAGATGCATTACATTTACAGGAGTTATTTCAGTTTTTAGAAGATAATAGATAA
- a CDS encoding NAD(P)-dependent oxidoreductase, giving the protein MEHNISSIGFIGTGVMGKSMVHHLLKGGYTVYVYNRTKEKATSLVREGAKWCGTPKDLVKNVDVVMTMVGYPHDVEEIYFGVDGILANAKEGMIAIDFTTSTPTLAKRIYEVGKEKNIYALDAPVSGGDIGAKEGKLAIMIGGDQEVYEVCFPLFNMLGENIQLQGPAGSGQHTKMCNQIAIASNMIGVCEAVAYAQKAGLDPEKVLQSIATGAAGSWSLSNLAPRMLKGDFEPGFYVKHFMKDMKIALDEAEKLQLSVPGLSLAKDLYEQLIEAGESNSGTQVLYKKYIRG; this is encoded by the coding sequence ATGGAGCATAACATTTCATCAATTGGTTTTATTGGAACAGGTGTAATGGGAAAAAGCATGGTACATCATTTATTAAAAGGTGGTTATACAGTATATGTGTATAATCGTACGAAAGAAAAAGCAACTTCTTTAGTAAGAGAGGGGGCGAAATGGTGTGGTACGCCGAAAGATTTGGTGAAAAATGTTGATGTTGTTATGACAATGGTAGGATATCCACATGATGTAGAAGAAATATATTTTGGAGTAGATGGAATTTTAGCAAATGCAAAGGAAGGGATGATTGCGATTGATTTCACTACTTCTACACCAACATTAGCCAAAAGGATATATGAAGTTGGGAAAGAAAAAAATATATATGCTTTAGACGCTCCAGTCTCAGGAGGAGATATTGGTGCAAAGGAAGGGAAACTTGCTATTATGATTGGTGGAGACCAAGAAGTATATGAAGTTTGTTTCCCGCTTTTTAACATGTTAGGTGAAAATATTCAATTGCAAGGGCCAGCTGGGAGTGGTCAACATACAAAGATGTGTAATCAAATTGCAATTGCATCGAATATGATAGGTGTTTGTGAAGCGGTAGCATATGCACAAAAAGCCGGTTTAGACCCAGAGAAAGTATTGCAAAGCATTGCAACTGGAGCAGCTGGAAGTTGGTCTTTAAGCAATTTGGCTCCGCGTATGTTAAAAGGAGATTTTGAACCAGGTTTTTATGTAAAACATTTTATGAAAGATATGAAAATTGCATTAGATGAAGCAGAAAAGTTACAATTATCTGTACCTGGTTTATCGTTAGCAAAAGATTTATATGAGCAGTTAATTGAGGCTGGGGAAAGCAATAGTGGAACACAGGTGTTATATAAAAAATATATAAGGGGGTAA
- a CDS encoding serine hydrolase domain-containing protein, with translation MIKKVVIMFLLCFLVFGSVYYFCREPKEQKLLTSKVTPSVQSELHDSIEEKKESPIDYASIAQKLDQYLKDRAFNGTVLVTDKEHIILNKGYGYADVQKKIENTPQTKYRIGSITKTVVATSILQLQEQGKLNIQDNVHTYIPSFPADKNITLYHLLTHTSGLPEKGKGRVNPASRLNLVNWIGSQQLEFPAGTGWRYTDYNYMVLAYIVETISQRPLGEYIKENIFGPAEMHESGMGNAMPGEQHLAKGYKKQDNLLVLAPKLGMDWLYGCGEMYTTVGDMKKLDEAIINGKLLSKKSRQAMFTPSPERKYAYSFYIYNDYFHNHGVLAGWNTFNNFNKDKGIFVILFSNVKNSMDDDFNKEFRKMVSDLLEQRG, from the coding sequence ATGATAAAAAAGGTAGTTATTATGTTTTTGCTGTGTTTTCTCGTATTTGGGAGTGTATACTATTTTTGTAGAGAACCAAAAGAACAAAAATTACTAACTTCAAAGGTGACTCCTTCTGTACAATCTGAATTGCATGATTCTATAGAAGAAAAGAAGGAGTCACCGATTGATTATGCTAGTATCGCGCAAAAATTAGACCAATATTTAAAAGATAGAGCTTTTAATGGAACCGTTCTTGTTACAGATAAGGAACATATTATATTAAACAAGGGTTATGGGTATGCAGATGTTCAAAAGAAAATTGAAAATACACCACAAACGAAATACCGCATTGGTTCGATCACAAAAACTGTTGTTGCAACTTCAATTTTACAGCTTCAAGAGCAAGGGAAATTAAACATTCAAGATAATGTACATACATATATCCCTTCATTTCCAGCGGATAAAAATATTACATTATATCACTTGTTGACACATACTTCCGGTTTACCGGAGAAAGGGAAGGGACGAGTAAATCCTGCATCTCGTTTGAACTTAGTGAATTGGATTGGAAGTCAACAGCTAGAATTTCCAGCAGGAACAGGATGGAGATATACAGATTATAATTATATGGTGCTTGCCTATATTGTTGAAACGATATCCCAAAGGCCTTTAGGTGAATACATAAAAGAGAATATATTTGGACCAGCTGAAATGCATGAATCTGGGATGGGGAATGCGATGCCCGGAGAGCAGCATTTAGCCAAAGGATATAAAAAGCAAGATAATCTACTCGTACTTGCACCAAAATTAGGAATGGATTGGTTATATGGATGTGGTGAGATGTATACGACTGTTGGAGATATGAAAAAGCTAGATGAGGCAATTATAAATGGGAAACTTCTATCAAAGAAAAGTAGACAAGCGATGTTCACTCCTTCGCCTGAGCGCAAGTACGCATATAGTTTCTATATATATAATGATTATTTTCATAATCACGGCGTACTTGCTGGTTGGAATACATTTAATAACTTTAATAAAGATAAAGGGATTTTTGTTATTTTATTCTCGAATGTAAAAAATAGTATGGATGATGATTTTAATAAAGAGTTCCGAAAAATGGTTAGCGATTTATTAGAACAAAGGGGATGA
- a CDS encoding GGDEF domain-containing protein, whose protein sequence is MNILHFLLENTVFQNVLQDLRLNVLYIEEGCKHQHAIESVHPKCMFIASSFAEGERLFERVQPQVVIIYVSDSIQVEHIKRIYDSQIAFIVIWDQPVTAKFVDMLKIGIRNMVLPPVTPQAVLEEVNRGLYQLSLLQQLGLQQELLQMMFDFQNDLLFIVEDDEIIDCNTNFLHFFGYENLMAYRENHIVFAEHFIQEHGYYATNHDITWLDDSLLQARKIKMYNDKGEAFVFLLRAAALPEDVSRFIVKCTDITELDELYQEQERLATIDTLTEIYNRLKFQQILEEVWKSAQRNRQKIALIFFDIDDFKKVNDTYGHDFGDLALIQLAELVKTKIDSKYTFARWGGEEFVILVTDTTEKEAFQVAESLRFFIETKQFSSISKLTASFGVALYEQGITKEELIQRADIALYEAKQNGKNQVRIYRKGKM, encoded by the coding sequence ATAAACATACTACATTTTTTATTAGAGAATACGGTTTTTCAAAATGTGTTGCAAGATCTGCGGTTGAATGTACTTTATATAGAAGAAGGCTGTAAACATCAACATGCAATAGAAAGTGTACATCCTAAATGTATGTTTATAGCTAGCAGTTTTGCAGAAGGGGAGAGATTATTTGAGAGGGTTCAGCCACAAGTTGTCATCATATATGTATCAGATAGTATACAAGTCGAACATATAAAACGGATATATGATTCGCAGATTGCTTTCATTGTAATTTGGGATCAGCCTGTGACAGCAAAATTTGTAGATATGTTGAAAATAGGGATACGGAACATGGTTCTCCCCCCAGTAACGCCACAAGCTGTATTAGAAGAAGTGAATAGAGGGCTCTATCAATTATCTTTACTACAGCAACTAGGCTTACAACAAGAGCTGTTGCAAATGATGTTTGATTTTCAAAATGATTTGTTATTTATTGTTGAAGATGATGAAATTATTGATTGTAATACGAATTTTTTGCACTTTTTTGGATATGAAAATTTGATGGCTTATCGTGAAAATCATATCGTGTTTGCAGAACATTTTATTCAAGAACATGGTTATTATGCTACAAACCATGACATAACTTGGCTCGATGATTCTTTATTACAAGCTAGAAAAATCAAAATGTATAATGATAAGGGAGAGGCGTTTGTTTTTTTATTACGTGCAGCTGCTTTACCAGAAGATGTATCTAGATTTATTGTAAAGTGTACAGATATTACAGAATTAGATGAGTTATATCAGGAACAAGAGCGTCTTGCTACAATTGATACTTTGACAGAAATATATAATCGTTTAAAGTTTCAACAAATATTAGAAGAAGTGTGGAAAAGTGCTCAGCGTAATCGTCAAAAAATAGCACTTATTTTCTTTGATATAGATGATTTTAAGAAGGTAAATGATACGTACGGGCATGATTTTGGTGACTTGGCCTTAATTCAGTTAGCTGAGCTGGTGAAAACAAAAATTGATTCCAAATATACGTTTGCGCGATGGGGGGGAGAAGAATTTGTTATACTCGTAACCGATACAACGGAAAAAGAAGCGTTTCAAGTTGCTGAATCATTACGTTTTTTTATTGAGACAAAACAATTCTCCAGTATTTCAAAGCTCACGGCGAGTTTTGGGGTTGCATTATACGAACAAGGGATAACGAAAGAAGAACTCATACAGCGCGCGGATATTGCGTTATATGAGGCGAAACAAAATGGGAAAAATCAAGTTCGTATATATAGAAAAGGAAAAATGTAA
- a CDS encoding nitroreductase family protein, whose protein sequence is MTKQDFFSVLYERTSNRAFNPEKEISAEELHQILKAAAQAPSAWNLQHWKFLVFQGKDVQSRLHPIAYNQQQILDASAVVAILGDLEAYKNVETVYNPLVEQGLMKVEAKERLAQNIESAYNREQYPRDAAFSNASLAAMQLMLAAKATGWDTCAIGGFNSQALIEEFHISSRYVPIMLITIGESSLKGHPAPRMSVEEVTEWAK, encoded by the coding sequence ATGACAAAGCAAGATTTCTTTAGTGTTTTATACGAGCGTACATCGAATCGCGCATTCAATCCAGAAAAGGAGATTTCCGCTGAAGAACTTCATCAAATTTTAAAAGCAGCTGCACAAGCTCCATCTGCTTGGAACTTACAACATTGGAAATTCCTTGTTTTTCAAGGAAAGGATGTTCAAAGTCGCCTACATCCAATCGCATACAATCAACAACAAATTCTTGATGCCTCTGCTGTAGTAGCCATTTTAGGTGATTTAGAAGCATATAAGAACGTGGAAACGGTCTACAACCCACTTGTGGAACAAGGATTGATGAAAGTAGAAGCGAAAGAGCGATTAGCTCAAAATATTGAATCTGCATACAATCGTGAGCAATATCCACGAGATGCAGCTTTCTCAAATGCATCTTTAGCGGCAATGCAACTTATGCTTGCAGCAAAAGCAACTGGATGGGATACTTGTGCAATTGGTGGTTTTAATTCACAAGCATTAATAGAAGAGTTTCATATTTCTTCTCGTTATGTCCCAATTATGCTTATTACAATTGGTGAATCTAGCCTAAAAGGTCATCCTGCACCACGTATGAGTGTTGAAGAAGTAACAGAATGGGCAAAATAA
- a CDS encoding DUF3915 family protein: MFGSFGCCDNFKERDRHHHEKEDFKGRFNRNFDRRFSICNVLENVAIGTNISLLTLKDNGTFNNVIFQGFCNGVALFSAGEDGFEDDFTGLLRVCLDDIVAIAI; the protein is encoded by the coding sequence ATGTTTGGATCTTTTGGGTGTTGTGACAACTTTAAAGAAAGAGATCGCCATCATCATGAAAAAGAAGATTTTAAGGGACGTTTTAATAGAAACTTTGATAGAAGATTCTCTATATGCAACGTCCTTGAAAATGTTGCAATAGGAACTAACATTTCCCTTCTTACGTTAAAAGACAACGGAACATTCAATAACGTAATATTTCAAGGTTTTTGCAATGGAGTTGCATTATTCTCTGCCGGCGAAGATGGATTTGAAGATGACTTCACAGGACTTTTACGCGTTTGTCTAGATGATATTGTTGCTATCGCTATCTAA
- the ptsP gene encoding phosphoenolpyruvate--protein phosphotransferase translates to MTLHIQGIAASSGIAIAKAFRLENPEFNIEKKTITDEAAEITRLEAALEKAKSELEAIKDHAFAELGADKAAIFEAHLLVLNDPELVNPVKDKVKNEKVNAEFAMDEVATMFITMFENMDNEYMKERAADIRDVTKRVLAHLLGVNFSNPSTISEEVIIIAEDLTPSDTAQLNRAYAKGFTTDIGGRTSHSAIMARSMEIPAVVGTKVAMEKIQNGDIVIIDGLDGEVIVNPSEETLRTFEEKKIKFEEQKAEWAKLKNQATVTSDGHHVELVANIGTPNDVQGIIDNGGEGVGLYRTEFLYMGRDNLPTEEEQFEAYKAVLEGVKEGQPVVVRTLDIGGDKELPYLHLPKEMNPFLGYRAIRLCLEEQDVFRTQLRALLRASVYGNLKIMFPMIATLAEFRQAKAILLEEKEKLVKAGTTVSDSIEVGMMVEIPASAVLADQFAKEVDFFSIGTNDLIQYTMAADRMNERVSYLYQPYNPAILRLVKMVIDAAHKEGKWAGMCGEMAGDSLAIPLLLGLGLDEFSMSATSILPARTQLSKLSKAEMEELAQKALMMSTAEEVVELVKSI, encoded by the coding sequence ATGACTCTTCATATTCAAGGGATTGCTGCATCAAGTGGGATTGCTATTGCGAAGGCTTTCAGACTTGAGAATCCTGAATTTAACATTGAAAAGAAAACGATTACGGATGAAGCTGCAGAAATTACACGCTTAGAAGCTGCGTTAGAGAAGGCGAAATCTGAATTAGAAGCAATCAAAGACCACGCTTTCGCTGAGTTAGGTGCAGATAAAGCGGCTATCTTTGAAGCGCATTTACTAGTATTGAATGATCCGGAGTTGGTAAACCCAGTAAAGGATAAAGTGAAAAATGAAAAAGTAAATGCTGAATTCGCAATGGATGAAGTTGCAACGATGTTTATTACGATGTTTGAAAACATGGATAATGAATATATGAAAGAACGTGCAGCTGACATTCGTGATGTAACGAAACGTGTTCTTGCACACTTACTAGGAGTTAACTTCTCAAATCCAAGCACAATTTCCGAAGAAGTGATTATTATTGCTGAAGATTTAACACCATCTGATACGGCACAATTAAATCGCGCATATGCAAAAGGCTTTACAACTGATATCGGTGGACGTACATCTCACTCTGCAATTATGGCTCGCTCTATGGAAATTCCAGCTGTTGTTGGTACGAAAGTAGCTATGGAGAAAATTCAAAATGGCGATATCGTAATCATCGATGGATTAGATGGAGAAGTCATTGTAAACCCATCTGAAGAAACTCTTCGTACTTTTGAAGAAAAGAAAATAAAATTTGAAGAGCAAAAAGCTGAATGGGCGAAATTAAAAAATCAAGCTACTGTGACAAGCGATGGACATCATGTTGAACTTGTTGCAAACATCGGTACGCCAAATGATGTACAAGGTATCATTGACAACGGTGGAGAAGGCGTTGGTTTATACCGCACAGAATTCTTATATATGGGCCGTGACAACCTTCCGACAGAGGAAGAACAGTTCGAAGCATATAAAGCTGTTCTGGAAGGAGTAAAAGAAGGTCAACCAGTCGTTGTTCGTACACTTGACATTGGTGGAGATAAAGAGCTTCCATACTTACATTTACCAAAAGAAATGAACCCATTTTTAGGATACCGTGCAATTCGTTTATGCCTTGAAGAGCAAGATGTGTTCCGCACACAGCTTCGTGCATTACTTCGTGCTAGCGTATACGGTAACTTAAAAATTATGTTCCCAATGATTGCAACTCTTGCTGAATTCCGTCAAGCGAAAGCAATCTTATTAGAAGAGAAAGAAAAGCTTGTTAAAGCTGGTACAACAGTTTCTGATTCTATTGAAGTAGGTATGATGGTAGAAATACCAGCTTCGGCAGTATTAGCAGATCAATTTGCTAAAGAAGTTGATTTCTTCTCAATCGGAACTAATGATTTAATTCAATACACAATGGCTGCGGATCGCATGAATGAACGTGTATCTTACTTGTATCAACCATATAATCCAGCTATTTTACGTCTTGTAAAAATGGTAATCGATGCTGCTCATAAAGAAGGAAAATGGGCTGGTATGTGTGGTGAGATGGCAGGAGATTCACTTGCAATCCCGCTATTATTAGGTTTAGGATTAGATGAATTTAGTATGAGTGCAACATCTATCCTTCCTGCAAGAACACAATTAAGCAAATTGTCAAAAGCAGAAATGGAAGAGTTAGCACAAAAAGCATTAATGATGTCAACGGCTGAAGAAGTTGTTGAATTAGTAAAAAGTATTTAA
- the ptsH gene encoding phosphocarrier protein HPr: MEKIFKVTSDSGIHARPATLLVNTASKFGADINLEYNGKNVNLKSIMGVMSLGIQQGAEIKITANGDDAAQALAAIEETMKNEGLGE; encoded by the coding sequence ATGGAAAAAATTTTTAAAGTAACTAGTGACTCAGGAATTCATGCTCGTCCAGCAACTCTACTTGTAAATACAGCAAGTAAATTCGGTGCTGACATTAACTTAGAATACAACGGAAAAAATGTTAACTTAAAATCAATCATGGGCGTTATGTCTTTAGGCATTCAACAAGGCGCGGAAATTAAAATCACTGCAAATGGTGATGATGCAGCTCAAGCACTAGCAGCTATCGAAGAAACAATGAAAAACGAAGGATTAGGAGAATAA
- the ptsG gene encoding glucose-specific PTS transporter subunit IIBC — translation MFKKIFGVLQKVGKALMLPVAILPAAGILLGFGNAFQNEQLTNLIPALKADWFVMVAKIMEQSGDIIFANLALLFAVGVAIGLAGGDGVAGLAAFVGYLIMNKTMSVFLEVDKFVKVTSTGTDPVKIGFADPAYANVLGIPTLQTGVFGGIIVGILAAYCYNKYFNIELPPYLGFFAGKRFVPIATATFSLILGILMCFVWPYIQTVLNTFSHQMIDANKTLAAFIFGLIERSLIPFGLHHIFYSPFWFEFGQYTNAAGELVRGDQKIFMAQLKDGVELTAGTFTTGKYPFMMFGLPAAALAMYHEARPENKKLAAGILGSAALTSFLTGITEPLEFSFLFVAPVLFGIHAVFAGLSFMTMHILGVKIGMTFSGGLIDFLLFGVLPGRTPWWWVIIVGLALAVIYYFGFRFAIRKWNLKTPGREVTTDTNGAGKTEAGELPREVLTALGGKENIASLDACITRLRVQVNDQKNVNKDRLKELGAAGVLEVGNNIQAIFGPKSDTLKSQIHDIMSGRTPHVEKEEPAKVEEVVQKSDTNETLVSPMEGKILPITEVPDQVFSGKMMGDGFAIEPTEGVVVSPVDGEIVNVFPTKHAIGIQSEGGKEILIHFGIDTVKLNGEGFEALVAQGDKVKQGQPLLKVDLAFVKENAPSTITPVVFTNLQQGQQVILKKEGTVKKGEAAIIDIQ, via the coding sequence ATGTTTAAGAAGATCTTTGGTGTTCTTCAAAAAGTCGGAAAAGCGCTTATGCTTCCAGTAGCGATTTTACCGGCGGCAGGGATTTTACTTGGATTTGGTAACGCATTTCAAAATGAACAGTTAACAAATCTAATTCCTGCTTTAAAGGCAGATTGGTTTGTCATGGTTGCAAAAATCATGGAACAATCTGGCGACATTATATTTGCTAACCTTGCGCTATTATTTGCAGTTGGGGTAGCAATTGGTCTTGCAGGTGGAGACGGGGTAGCTGGATTAGCAGCATTCGTCGGCTACTTAATTATGAACAAAACGATGAGTGTGTTCTTAGAAGTAGACAAGTTCGTGAAAGTAACAAGTACAGGGACGGATCCAGTTAAAATTGGTTTCGCAGATCCTGCGTATGCAAATGTATTAGGGATTCCAACACTGCAAACAGGGGTGTTTGGCGGTATTATCGTTGGTATATTAGCAGCTTATTGCTACAATAAATATTTCAATATTGAATTGCCACCATACTTAGGTTTCTTTGCAGGTAAGCGTTTTGTACCAATTGCAACTGCAACATTTTCATTAATTTTAGGAATTTTAATGTGCTTTGTATGGCCATATATTCAAACTGTTTTAAATACATTCTCACATCAAATGATTGATGCGAATAAAACGTTAGCAGCATTTATTTTCGGATTAATTGAGCGATCATTAATTCCATTTGGATTACATCATATTTTCTATTCACCGTTTTGGTTTGAATTTGGTCAATACACAAATGCGGCAGGAGAGCTTGTACGCGGTGATCAAAAAATCTTTATGGCACAGTTAAAAGATGGTGTAGAATTAACAGCAGGTACATTTACAACTGGTAAGTATCCATTCATGATGTTTGGTCTTCCAGCAGCAGCATTAGCAATGTATCATGAAGCTCGTCCAGAAAATAAAAAATTAGCAGCTGGTATTTTAGGTTCTGCTGCGTTAACATCATTCTTAACAGGTATTACAGAACCGCTTGAATTCTCATTCCTATTCGTAGCACCAGTACTGTTTGGAATCCATGCAGTTTTTGCAGGTCTATCATTCATGACAATGCACATTTTAGGTGTTAAAATTGGTATGACATTCTCTGGTGGTTTAATTGACTTCTTACTATTTGGCGTGCTACCAGGACGTACACCATGGTGGTGGGTAATTATTGTCGGTCTTGCACTTGCAGTAATTTACTACTTCGGCTTCCGTTTTGCAATCCGTAAATGGAATTTAAAAACACCTGGCCGCGAAGTAACAACAGATACGAACGGTGCAGGAAAAACAGAAGCAGGAGAACTTCCACGTGAAGTATTAACAGCGCTTGGCGGTAAGGAAAATATTGCTTCTTTAGATGCTTGTATTACACGTTTACGTGTTCAAGTTAACGATCAAAAAAATGTAAATAAAGATCGTCTAAAAGAGCTTGGAGCAGCTGGAGTACTTGAAGTAGGAAATAATATTCAAGCAATCTTTGGACCGAAGTCTGATACGTTAAAATCACAAATTCATGATATTATGTCCGGCCGTACACCTCACGTAGAGAAAGAAGAGCCTGCAAAGGTAGAAGAAGTTGTACAAAAGTCTGATACAAATGAAACGCTTGTATCTCCAATGGAAGGTAAAATTTTACCGATTACAGAAGTACCTGATCAAGTGTTCTCAGGTAAAATGATGGGAGATGGCTTTGCGATTGAACCAACAGAAGGAGTAGTCGTATCCCCAGTAGATGGTGAAATCGTCAATGTATTCCCAACAAAACATGCAATTGGTATTCAATCTGAAGGCGGAAAAGAAATTTTAATTCACTTTGGTATTGATACTGTAAAATTAAATGGTGAAGGCTTTGAAGCTCTTGTTGCACAAGGTGATAAAGTGAAGCAAGGACAACCTTTATTAAAAGTAGATTTAGCATTTGTAAAAGAAAATGCACCGTCTACGATTACACCAGTTGTTTTTACAAATTTACAGCAAGGACAACAAGTGATATTGAAAAAAGAAGGAACTGTCAAGAAAGGCGAAGCCGCTATTATTGACATTCAGTAA